One stretch of Streptomyces sp. R21 DNA includes these proteins:
- a CDS encoding NUDIX hydrolase, translating to MQWKTHGERQIYTNPWVNLCLVDVQQPDGRRWEYHVVRLRHLAVAAVVNDRQEVLMMWRHRFITESWAWELPMGLVEEGETPEEAAAREVLEETGWRPGPIKPLIYAEPANGITDSQHHVFRADGATYDGPPTEKNESDRIEWIPLSEVRGMIDRREIVSSGSLVGLLYLLMDEAIR from the coding sequence ATGCAGTGGAAGACCCACGGTGAGCGACAGATCTACACCAACCCTTGGGTGAATCTGTGTCTGGTCGACGTCCAACAGCCTGATGGGCGCAGGTGGGAGTACCACGTCGTTCGCCTGCGTCACCTGGCCGTGGCTGCCGTGGTCAACGACCGCCAGGAGGTGCTGATGATGTGGCGGCACCGCTTCATCACGGAATCGTGGGCCTGGGAGTTGCCCATGGGCCTGGTAGAGGAGGGTGAGACCCCTGAGGAGGCGGCGGCCCGCGAAGTTCTGGAGGAGACGGGCTGGCGTCCCGGTCCCATCAAGCCCCTGATCTACGCCGAGCCGGCCAACGGCATCACGGACTCGCAGCACCACGTCTTCCGTGCGGACGGGGCGACTTACGACGGTCCGCCCACGGAGAAGAACGAGTCCGACCGCATCGAGTGGATCCCCCTCAGCGAGGTGCGAGGGATGATCGACCGCCGCGAGATCGTGAGCAGCGGATCGCTCGTCGGTCTGCTGTACCTGCTCATGGATGAAGCGATCCGCTGA
- a CDS encoding helix-turn-helix domain-containing protein, with amino-acid sequence MPDADRPQELPARLLTDPEMISACRVRDFARVFRLVKTRAGIYPSMIARRCELTPSRVGEVIAGRRQLLHMEVVERIADGLRIPGHMLGLARRAWETPQALVVAEREAPQAPEPEQQAPASLPGPDVDSILALATRTSLNANTLEAFRSSIEDYWRRDDQHGGEALRPAIVGQLRYVVGLLKESRPPSIQNGLYGIAAELARLTGWTYFDARQYNQARAYFTEALQLAKEIDDRQFMANVLACMSLQATYQDKPADSLALVTAAQDQARSALGTTPRVLSMLSMREAFAHATLGNRDSTHRSIGEAHRHFEAIQTSDPDPSWVTYFDEPKLIVDTGIAHGRLGEAATAEPLIADAMRREDRTNQRGRAFHAFWLARTQLDQGKLDQSCHTATQALESASAVASERVSGHLREFYDQLAPHRQEPVALAFEARLRALLPPVSGSLHP; translated from the coding sequence ATGCCCGACGCCGACCGGCCGCAGGAACTACCCGCCAGGTTGCTCACCGATCCCGAGATGATCAGTGCGTGCCGGGTGCGGGACTTCGCGAGAGTCTTCCGGCTCGTGAAGACCAGGGCGGGCATCTACCCGTCGATGATCGCCAGGCGATGCGAACTGACCCCCAGTCGAGTCGGCGAAGTCATCGCTGGGCGACGTCAGTTGCTGCACATGGAAGTCGTCGAGCGCATCGCGGACGGCTTGCGCATCCCAGGACACATGCTCGGGCTTGCTCGCCGAGCGTGGGAGACGCCACAGGCCCTCGTGGTCGCCGAGCGTGAAGCACCCCAAGCACCAGAGCCCGAGCAGCAGGCCCCCGCATCGCTGCCAGGTCCCGATGTGGACAGCATCTTGGCGCTGGCCACGCGAACCAGCTTGAACGCCAACACACTTGAAGCCTTCCGTTCCTCCATCGAGGACTATTGGCGACGGGACGACCAGCACGGCGGCGAGGCTCTGAGGCCGGCCATCGTCGGTCAGCTCCGGTATGTGGTCGGGCTCTTGAAGGAGAGCCGTCCGCCGTCCATCCAGAACGGCCTGTACGGAATCGCGGCCGAGTTGGCGCGCCTTACGGGCTGGACCTACTTCGACGCCCGCCAGTACAACCAGGCCCGCGCGTACTTCACCGAGGCCCTGCAATTGGCCAAGGAAATTGACGACCGGCAGTTCATGGCCAACGTCCTCGCCTGCATGAGCTTGCAGGCGACCTACCAGGACAAGCCCGCGGACTCCCTCGCACTCGTGACCGCCGCGCAGGACCAGGCTCGCTCAGCCCTCGGCACCACTCCACGGGTGCTGTCCATGCTGTCCATGCGGGAAGCCTTCGCCCATGCCACCCTCGGCAACCGAGACTCCACCCACCGGTCTATCGGGGAAGCGCACCGCCATTTCGAGGCGATCCAGACGAGCGACCCGGACCCGTCATGGGTGACCTACTTCGACGAGCCGAAGCTCATCGTGGACACGGGCATCGCCCACGGGCGACTGGGCGAGGCAGCGACTGCCGAACCCTTGATCGCGGACGCTATGCGACGGGAGGACCGCACCAACCAGCGGGGCCGTGCGTTTCACGCGTTCTGGCTGGCTCGCACGCAGTTGGACCAGGGCAAGCTTGATCAGTCGTGCCACACGGCCACGCAAGCTCTGGAGTCCGCATCGGCGGTTGCTTCCGAGCGGGTGTCCGGCCATCTTCGGGAGTTCTACGATCAGTTGGCCCCACACAGGCAAGAGCCCGTAGCTCTGGCCTTCGAGGCGAGGCTACGGGCACTTCTGCCACCGGTCAGCGGATCGCTTCATCCATGA